In Apium graveolens cultivar Ventura chromosome 10, ASM990537v1, whole genome shotgun sequence, the following are encoded in one genomic region:
- the LOC141690657 gene encoding vestitone reductase-like: MEKGMERGGVCVTGGTGFVASWLIMRLLQHGYAVNTTVRSHPDQKKDVSYLTNLPGASERLRIFNADLDKPESFNDSIKGCVGVFHVAHNIDFEEKEDEETNTKRSINTIIRILQACLDSNTVRRVVYTSSASAVMFSGKMQGSKLFFYSFLKLKDTKKIQVLSKKLLDTGFEYKYGLVQMFDDAIECCKQKGLL, encoded by the exons ATGGAAAAGGGCATGGAGAGAGGTGGTGTTTGTGTAACAGGTGGAACAGGGTTTGTAGCTTCTTGGCTCATCATGAGACTTCTTCAACATGGCTACGCTGTTAACACCACTGTTAGGTCTCACCCTG ACCAAAAGAAGGATGTCAGTTACCTCACAAACCTACCTGGAGCATCAGAGAGGCTTCGAATCTTCAATGCAGATCTTGACAAGCCAGAAAGTTTCAATGACTCAATTAAAGGATGTGTCGGGGTGTTTCATGTTGCTCATAATATAGATTTTGAGGAGAAAGAAGATGAGGAAACAAACACTAAAAGATCAATTAATACGATCATTCGCATTTTACAGGCATGCCTCGATTCAAATACAGTGAGAAGAGTTGTGTACACTTCAAGCGCATCTGCTGTCATGTTTAGTGGAAAAA TGCAGGgatcaaaattatttttctaCAGTTTCCTAAAGCTCAAAGATACCAAAAAGATTCAAGTCTTGTCAAAGAAGCTCTTAGACACTGGATTTGAATATAAATATGGACTAGTGCAAATGTTTGATGATGCAATTGAATGCTGCAAACAAAAGGGTCTTCTCTAA